One Pseudomonas sp. B21_DOA genomic window, TCTGGGAATAGGCGTTCCGACAGGAGGAGTTGGCACCTTGGTCTGCGGTGCAGTAGCGGTGGGCGTCGGATCTCTTGCAGCGGTAATAATAGGTGAAACGTTGGGCGAAGATGCTGCTGAGATAATTTATCAAGATACTCGCTGAGTCGCCTGACCAAACATTGCCCAGGACAAAACCAGCGAACACTCCAAGCAGAACTAAATAGCGTTTTTCTTTATGAAACCACGAACAAAAATATGCAAAACATGCAGCGCCAAAAATAAAAAGACACTTTCCAAATGTCATGTTTGTGGCAGCAGGTTTGAAAAACGCCTGCCGCAGCCAAGAAAATGGTTTGCCCTTACACCGAGAAGGCGTGGACTTCTGATATGCGACCTGACGACCCTATGCTTGTTTATCGTTGCTGCTCGCGCAATTTACAAACAGAGCATTCAATTACCTTACAGAATTCAGAGAAAAACCCAGTGGTACGAATTTAACGGATTGGAAATAGCAGCCCCCTTGTCAGCAATGTTTATGCTTGCGGTTTTGATGATGACTTTTTCAATCATCATTGGAGACCAAGGCAAACATTTCAATTCAAAGCCATTTGATCGCGTCTTGATTTTCAGCTTCGTCACAACTCCACTGCTTTATTTCAGCGCGTCGTTTTTTGGACACCCCGTCCGGTAGCTCTGGCGCGTAAAAGCGGTAGAACTTCACACAGATACAACATCGATAAACAACTGCCATGACTTGTCCGTCATGGCAATTAGGAAGCCTTTACTTTTCTTCATTAAAACTCAATCCGCACATCCCCTTCGGCACGCTGCAGCACGACAAGATAAACCCTTCAGCCTCGTCATCTTCGGTAATCCCGCCGTTGTGCTCCATCTCCACTTCGCCGCCCAGTTTCATCACCTTGCACGTTCCACAGATACCCATGCCGCAGGCTTTCGGGATCATCAGGCCGAGTTTGGCGGCGGCTGCGTGGACGGTTTCGCCCGGGCCGACGCGAATGCTTTTGCCGGAGGCGGTGAATTCCACCTGATGCAGATCCGCGGCGTCGATTTCCGGCGCATCGGCGGCTTGTTCGGCCTGTTCCACCGCGTCGGCGCGGGCCTCGGGTGGCGTGGCGCCGAAGGATTCTTCGTGGTAGCGCGACATGTCGTAGCCGGCCGCTTCCAGCAGGCGTTTGACCGCGGTCATGTACGGCGTCGGGCCGCAGCAGAACACTTCGCGTTCGAGGAAGTCCGGAACCATCAGTTCGAGCATCTTGTGGTTCAGGTAACCGCGATAACCGGCCCATGGCTCACCGAGGCCGTGCTTTTCGCAGATCAGGTGCAGGCTGAAGTTGTCGATCCGCGACGCCATGTGCTCAAGCTCGCGGTGGTAAATAATGTCTTTCGGCGAGCGCGCGCTGTGCACGAACGTCATGTCGACATTGGCGTTGGTGTCGTAGAACCAGCGCGCCATCGACATGCACGGCGTGATGCCGACGCCGCCGCTCAAATACAGAACCTTCGGGCTCGGGAAGTCGATCGCGTTGAACAGACCGACCGGCCCGTGCACCGCCAGCTCTTGCCCTTCATGCAGCGTGTCATGCAGCCAGTTCGACACTTTGCCGCCCGGCACGCGCTTGATCGTCACCGAAAAGCTGTACGGCACCGACGGCGAGCTGGAAATCGTGTACGAGCGCATGATCGGCTGGCCTTCGATTTCAAGCTCCAGGGTGACGAACTGCCCCGGTTTGAAGAAGAACAGGATCGGCTGGTCGGCCATAAAGCAGAAGGTGCGCACATCCCAGGTTTCCTGGATGACTTTGACGCAACGGACAATGTGTCGGCCATTGGCCCAGGTCTGGGTGGTGACCGGATTCAGGAAGCTGTTGGACATGCTGTTCTCCACGGCCGACTGTCGGCCTCTTGTCGGCGATTCTGCGTATAGCGCAGACCGTGCGTTTACCTATCCGCGACATTGACATACTTATCGCGACCAGCCCTTGAACACCGGGCCTTGCGCGTCGGGAACAGATTGCGCCATGTCGCGCATGGATAAGGTTCGCCCCAGCGCCGGCCCCACACTCGCCCCAACACAAGACGACTTCTTTACACCTTGCGTAGCAACTCGTTTTGCAGCACACCTGATCAGCCACTTTCGCCGGCCACGCAGAGGGCCATGAGGATTACATCGATGGACGTCACCGCAAAAATCAGCCTGGGCGATCCGCTGGAACCCGCACGCAAGGCCACCGCGCAAATGCTTCAGGAGCGCGAGCGCACCTTTCCCTGCCGCAACCGTTCTACAGCGATGAGCGCCTGTTCGATATCGATATGCAGGAGATCTTCCAGAAGGAATGGTTGATCGCCGGCATGACCTGTGAGATCCCGGCCAAAGGCAACTACCTGACTCTGCAGATCGGCAAGAACCCGATCATCGTCATCCGTGGCGCCGAGGGCGTGGTGCATGCGTTCCACAACGTCTGCCGCCACCGTGGCTCGCGCCTGTGCACCAGTGAAAAAGGCAAAGTCGCCAAACTCGTCTGCCACTACCACCAGTGGACTTACGAACTGGACGGTCGCCTGCTGTTCGCCGGCACCGAGATGGGCGCCGACTTCGACATGAAGCAGTACGGCCTGAAACCGGTGAACGTGAAAACCGCTGGCGGCTACATCTTCATCAGCCTGGCAGAGAACCCGCCGGCCATCGATGACTTCCTGTCGACGCTCAACCATTACATGGAACCGTACGACATGGAGAACACCAAGGTGGCGATCACCACCACCTTGATGGAAAAGGCCAACTGGAAACTGGTGCTGGAAAACAACCGTGAGTGCTACCACTGCAACGCCTCGCACCCGGAACTGTTGAAAACCCTGCTGGAGTGGGACGACGTCACAGACCCGCGCGCCGATCAGGCGTTCAAGGATCACGTTGCTGCGTCCGCCGCTGCCTGGGAAGCGGAAAAGATTCCTTACGCCCACGCCAGTTTCGGCCTGCGCAACCGCATCGTGCGCATGCCGCTGCTCAAGGGCACCGTGTCGATGACCCTCGACGGCAAACAGGGCTGCGCGAAACTGATGGGCCGGATCAAGAACCCGGACCTGGGCTCGATGCGCATCCTGCACCTGCCGCATTCGTGGAACCACTGCATGGGCGATCACATCATCGTCTTCACCGTGTGGCCGATCAGCGCTCAGGAAACCATGGTCACCACCAAGTGGCTGGTGCACAAGGATGCGGTGGAAGGTGTCGATTACGACGTCGAGCGCATGCGCCAGGTGTGGGACGCGACCAACGATCAGGACCGGCGTCTGGCGGAGGAAAACCAGCGCGGGATCAACTCCACCGCTTACCAGCCGGGGCCTTACTCGAAGACCTATGAATTCGGCGTGGTCAACTTCGTCGACTGGTACAGCGAGCGGATGTTGAACAACCTCGGGGCCGAGCCTGCGCCTTACCTCAAAGGTGTACCGGTTCAGGGCTGATCAGGAGCAAAAGATCGCAGCCTGCGGCGGCTCCTACAGGTGGAATGCATTCCCCTGTGGGAGCGAGCCTGCTCGCGAAGGCGTCCTGACCCACGCTACATCTTTCAGTTGATCAATTTCCGACCAATCACCCCCGCCCCCATACCCATCAAGCCCTCCAGCCTTCCGCAAACAAGTTATCCACATACCCGCCCACAGCAAATGGGGGTAACTGTGGATGAGTCAAAAAATATCCTGCTGATTTGCAAAGAAAAACCGTGACTTATTCTGAATCACGGTTTCTCAAAACAATTGATCATTTTTTGATCGCTCCCGTACAACGCACGGATTCAAAGGCCTATAGCGGGTAGCAAACACGTTATCCACAGAAGCGCCAACAGAGATCGGGGACAACTTTCAATCTTCTGTGGAAAACACCTACGGCTGGGGAAAACACCTTCGTCTTAACAGCTCTCGGCGCCCGGGAAGCCCATTTGATCAATAATTAATCAAACCCATGTAAGCCTTGCTCCATATGGCCTACAGCTGAGAGCGAACATCTTATCCACAGAAGCGCCAACAGAGATTGGGGGCAACTTGTCGATTTATACCGAGGGAAAAGCCCGAGAAATCCGTGAGTTACGCTGATCGTTTTTTGATCTTATGGCTGGAAGGCTTGAATGGCGTGGGGTACGAGCAAGGGCGAACACGTTATCCACAGCTTCGCCAACAGGGATTGGGGGTAAACAGTAAAGATTGGCTGTGAATGAATAACAATGTGGCAGCGAGCCTGCTCGCGAATGCGTCAGGTGAGTCGATGCATGTGTCGGCTGACAGCCCGCCTTCGCGAGCAGGCTCGCTCCCACAGTGGTTATTCCATGCCAGGAAGAAGTGACTAGCGGACAACGCCCTCTTCAATCAGCAGCTTCAGAATCGCCTCCGCCCCAGCCTGTGCGGTGACGCCTTTGAGCACCTGCCCCCGCCGCCACTGGCCTTGGCCGTCGCAGCCTTCATCCGGTCCGCCCCACTCTTGGCCTTGATCACCTTCAAGCGCTTGGGTCGTGGCTTGGCCGGTTGCAGCGTGGCGACGGCCAACAACTCGTCCTCCATCACCTCAACGTCATCGGCGGCCAATTCGCCCCGTCGCGCCGGGCCATAAGCACTCTGCCGAGGCTTCGGCGCGGCGTTATCCACAGTCGCAAGAAACGGCAGTTTCACCTTCAACCGACGCCGCTGGCCGCGCGGCAATGCTTGCAAGACCAGCGCCGATCCGTCGTTGATCGACTCGACCTGCGCCAGGCCCACCACCAGCGGCCAGCCCAGACCTTCCGCCAGCAGGAACGGCAACATCCCAGAACCCTCCCCGGTTTCCGCCTGGCTGCCGGTCAGCACCACTTGCGCCCCGGCATCGCGCAGGTACGCGGTCAGCGCCGGCAAGGCATCGGCGCCAGCGGGTTGTTCCAGCACATGCAGTTGTTCCAGGCCCATGCCCAGATAGGCACGCAGGGCCGGTTCGGCAACATCACCGGCGTGAAGCACTTGCAGGTTATCCCCAGCCAGTTGCAGGCCCAGTTCCACCGCGCGCGCATCCTGATCGGCGCGCCGTGGCCGACCCGAGGTCGGGTGAGCGCCGATGGAAACCAGACTGATAACGTTCGTGTTCATAGCGTTTCCTTAAGCCGCATCGCGTTTGGCTTCGTTGCGGTAAGCCGCGACCGCTTCGATCAACGCTTGCAGAATCTCTGCGCTTTCGCCGATTACCGACAGATCGGCACGCTTGATCATGTCGCACCCCGGATCGAGGTTGATCGCCACCACCTTGTCGCAGGCGCCAATGCCTTGCAGGTGCTGGATCGCTCCCGAGATACCCACAGCCACATAAACCCGCGCGGTGACCCAGGTGCCGGACGCGCCGACCTGGCGGTCGCGGGCCATGAAGCCGTCGTCCACCGCAACGCGCGAAGCACCCTCGGTGGCGCCGAGTGCTGCGGCGGTTTCGTGAAACAGCTGCCAGTCCTTGACCCCGTTGCCGCCAGAGAAAATGAACTCGGCTTCGGCCATCGGGATAGCAGCCGGATCCACCGCCACGGCACCAAGATCCTCGATTCGCGAAAGACTGCGCGCAACGCTTGTGGATAACTCAACCGGCAACGCTTCGTGACGAGTTTCGCTGACCGGTTCTGCGCATTCGGCAGCGGCGAGAATCAACCGCGCCACTGGACGCGCCAGGTCCTGCAATCCGGCCCCGGCGCGGCCGATGCACTCCTGATCCTTGACCTGCCAGACCCGCGTGGCCGGGCGCTCGCCCAGTGCAGCAGCAAAGCGCCGACCGAGTTCGCCGCCACCGCTGCGACTGTCCGGCAGCAACCAGTGACGCGGGTTGAACTGGTTATCCACAGCGCGCAAACCCTGCACCCGTTGTTCCGGTGCATAACCGCTGAATTCCTCACCTTCAAGCACCAGCAAGCGATCAACGCCGGCGGTTTCGAAAGCGCTTTCCTTGTGCTCGCCGAACACCACGGCGAGTACCGCACCATCGCTGCCGGCCAGTTGGTGAGCGAGGCCGAGCAGATCGCGGTCGTGGCTGCTCAAGCGGCCGCCGACCATATCCGGCACCACGCTGATGTAGAACGCCGGAGCCGGTACCTGATGCAGCGGCAACTGCACTTCAACAGCAGCCGAGCGCTTGACCGCCCCACCCTGCTGCGCGCCGCTGCGGTCAATGCGTTTGATGCCGTTGGGGCCGATAAAACCCATGCCGTGCAGATTCTTGCGGATAACGCCGTTGGGCCCCATCCAGCTGTGCTGCGCCGGT contains:
- the gbcB gene encoding glycine-betaine demethylase subunit GbcB — its product is MSNSFLNPVTTQTWANGRHIVRCVKVIQETWDVRTFCFMADQPILFFFKPGQFVTLELEIEGQPIMRSYTISSSPSVPYSFSVTIKRVPGGKVSNWLHDTLHEGQELAVHGPVGLFNAIDFPSPKVLYLSGGVGITPCMSMARWFYDTNANVDMTFVHSARSPKDIIYHRELEHMASRIDNFSLHLICEKHGLGEPWAGYRGYLNHKMLELMVPDFLEREVFCCGPTPYMTAVKRLLEAAGYDMSRYHEESFGATPPEARADAVEQAEQAADAPEIDAADLHQVEFTASGKSIRVGPGETVHAAAAKLGLMIPKACGMGICGTCKVMKLGGEVEMEHNGGITEDDEAEGFILSCCSVPKGMCGLSFNEEK
- a CDS encoding electron transfer flavoprotein subunit alpha/FixB family protein; the protein is MSDIIRRDPRAEWIARNRLHPLHAAMQPAQHSWMGPNGVIRKNLHGMGFIGPNGIKRIDRSGAQQGGAVKRSAAVEVQLPLHQVPAPAFYISVVPDMVGGRLSSHDRDLLGLAHQLAGSDGAVLAVVFGEHKESAFETAGVDRLLVLEGEEFSGYAPEQRVQGLRAVDNQFNPRHWLLPDSRSGGGELGRRFAAALGERPATRVWQVKDQECIGRAGAGLQDLARPVARLILAAAECAEPVSETRHEALPVELSTSVARSLSRIEDLGAVAVDPAAIPMAEAEFIFSGGNGVKDWQLFHETAAALGATEGASRVAVDDGFMARDRQVGASGTWVTARVYVAVGISGAIQHLQGIGACDKVVAINLDPGCDMIKRADLSVIGESAEILQALIEAVAAYRNEAKRDAA